The nucleotide window TCTAAGTTTAATCCTAACTAGTTTGGTTGAGTTAACTAAGTAGATGTCACTTCCATTGACTTTGTTTCAACCACTATCAGTGGTGTCAGGAGAGTgtgaggttgacatgcttgaaaagcaaaacctgacacctatttttaaaaaattcccgcCAAAAAGTACATATGTTGACTACACACAAGCTTTGGTATGTTGGTCTATAAACCTATGTTCCCTTTCTCAAACgaaattgcatatgcaatcctCATCCTCCCAGAACAAAGAGGAttattcaagcatgtcaacctcttCAGGCGCCAACAACACAATCGAAGATGACAAATTGGAGTGGCAGGTTCTATTTCCACATTGTACTCGCCGACCCCTTCctttttcaacatcatttggGAGTGAGGGGGACTCCGATGATCCATTACAGGCAATACATGCAGTCAGTGGCAAGCTGGATTATAATTCCAGACTGATCAATTCATGGCACGAGAAATATGTTGAAGACGAGGCAATTTTGGCTGATCTTAACATTAGGGTGAACAAAGCGTTATCCCAAAAGAACAAGTACTTGAAGCTGAGTCATAGCAGGAAGCTGAAAGCTGAGGAGTTGGATACAgtaatgaatgatgaaatCAAAGGTTGTTTGATGAACCATATGCGATGCGAAGAGCACCATACTGAACTGGAGTTGGCATTCAACGAAGGATTCGACAAATTCCGAGCATTTGCGGCAACTACTCATACAAGTTATGATTGGAACTATGTGTCCCCTGATGCTGTGAGAGAGATACTAGACGATGGGGATGACATGAATGAGCATAAGCACGTCAAAGCTGCTCGGAAGAAGCCGACCGATACGACTAACTGATTGCGGCTACCGctgttcagttggttgaggGTGACCGTGGTATTGCACATATACTCCCTTAATGTCATTATTTAacttaaaataacacaaatatcagtttcatttgcttcatatataattattgggactatgtattgcaagtcatcatgtgtTATAATGTCtaacattatattttgcaaatatggaaatattatTCAAGAAGCAGTCAATATCACAGAAAGCCGGGAATCAGTAAATGCTCCTTATCATGTCTATTTACATTAAAGAGCTGGAGTACTaatgtgttaaaaaaaaaactgacacgTGAGTCATAAGTTACATAACATGTGCTATACATTGTTTACTGAatggtttatggtttatttatatataataaaattccaaatattgCTGAGGATTTATTTCGTGTATATCACTAGGGATATGAGTGGCCATAAGCATGTGAGACCTGCTAAGAAGAAGCTGACGAGTACGACCCAGTGATTGTGGCTACCGTTGTTCAGTTGGTTGGGGAGATCGTGGTGTTGCTATGAGGAAGCACATAATATGTTTTGCAATCAAAtgttattttgtgtgtggaattATGAGTATTTATATAAGTTAGTGTAccctttaatatttttcaccTATGTATCGAAATGTAATTAGCTGcaatgttatgttttttttttacccgCTGGTTTCTATTTGCTCTGTTCCAACAAAGTGCTTCGAGTATCCTTCACTTACAAAAGTGTACAAAATCGTGCCCCTAATAACCAGTTGGAAAAAGTGGCTGCTGCTGGAAATGATTACTGGTAATGGAAACAACAGCTGGCTGCTGTAATTGCTGCATTACCCTGAGGaattgaaaaatgaatctctgttaaaacaaatttcaccCTAAACTGCCCATTTTACATGGTAAGAGTCATTGCTTCTTCACATAACTACAAATTTCAAACTTGATCAAATGTCtatgaaaatttataaatagggaGAAGACGTAAAATTAACATGTCTCCAAATGTCTTGGaagaatgaaaccaagcaaattttcatttcaattaccAGTGGACATAGTAAGAGCTCATCGGTGGacatgaacaaaaacacaataacATTCAAAAACTGAATCTATAAAACTTCACTTGATCATTAATCTTCATAACAACCACATTTCGTCTAATACAAATATCAATCATTCAGTTGGTCTGTGCATCCTGTCAAAATCGTCGAATAATGGGTCACTACGATGTATTGGAGTTGATTCGTCATTGTTCGACGGTGATGTCCTACATAAACATCAAACACAAGCACATAAAAATTTtaccttttcatattttagataTTACAAATAGTGGTAGCATCTTACGGTGTGTTCAAGGCTGGGCATTGTCTTCTATCATGACCAATGTGTCCACACTCCCGACAGTGTCTAATCCCTCGCTtcattgccttttcctttgctcCCGTTATTCCTTTCGACCTTCCTTTGCACCTCACTCTCTTAGGGTCTTTCAtatattgtgtttgagagCTGGACCCTCCAACTTCGTTATTACTTGGTCCATCCTTcagcaacttcaacttcacctGCAAACTTTTTAGAGTCTCTGACAGTAGCTCACATCCTTCTTCACTCATTAATGCATCCTCAACCACATCTGAAGCAAGTCGAGACATTGTACTCCGCTTTATTAGAAGGCCAGGATCTGCACAGTCTTTAATTTCATTGCCATTTGCATCTGACACCAATCCACATTTCGCAGTTTTCTTCCacctcttcaaaatatatttatcggGCATATATTCAATCTGGTCCCTTCTGAACAATGCTAGGATGTGCTTGCaaataattccaacaaattcaaatcttttgCAGCTACACGATGCGTGGTCAGAATCTTTGACATATACGACTTCTGCCACtcttgtttcccaatttttcctttcgcTCACGTTGAACACAACTTTACACGCATCCTCTGTTTTGAGCTCTAGGAAACATGCTGTACTTTGTATTAGTTCTTGctcaaacttttgaaacattgtccttgtgtacaaggtagccatttgtttgttcattggcATCGGTAGAAGACATTGAGCCACTTCAAATGCATCTACGTGATCAGCAACTAACTCTTTTTCACGTTGATGAGAAAGTGCCCTCTCAAATCGTATTATGAAATCCATCAACGAATTTCTCCTTGATATGtattgcttgaaaaaaccatgagAACCTTCCGCTCTTTGGCTGCTTGACATTCCAGCAGCAAAAAATTGTCGTGCGTAGGCTGGAACCCAAGATTCCCttaaatcaaacattgaaCTTAGCCATGGATGGTCAGTCAAACCAGCCTTTGTAAccacaatattccattttgCATCAAACTCATCCTTATTGTCAGTATCCCATATGGCTTTCTGAAATTCAGGCCAATACTCCTTATAAGCGTCACGTGGTAACTTAACAGAGAACTTTGATGTGATGTGCCATATGCAAAGTCGATGAAATGTACTCGGGAAGGCTATTGAAATCGCTATGGCCATTGCCGCATCTTGATCTGTAATGATCGTTTTAGGTTCCCCACCTGGCATGGCTTTCTTAAACTCctcaaacatccaaacaaacgACTCAGTCGTTTCCTTGCTCAAAAATGCGCATGCTAAGACAATTGTCTGACCATGGTTATTAACTCCCAACATTGGTGCAAATGTCAAGTCGTATCGATTCGTGTTGAATGTGGTATCGAATACAACAACATCTCCATAAAACCCATACGCCCGTCTAGAAGTTGCATCTGCCCAAAAACATCGACTAAACCTGTCATGCCCATCTCCCtcaatcttgaaataaaaagcctcattttttttctgttcagccATAAAATACTCGGTCACTAGTTCAACATCGTGGTTCCTCAGCTTCCCATTCACACTACATTCAAGATTGTAGAtatcttttttgataaaaccGATTTTATCCATTCCTCCGGATTGCACCTCGAATATACTTACCTTCTGATGAATGGGAATATTAACTGAACCCAACTGTTTTGTGAGTACTTTTGtagaatctgaaatatgacGGTGTGATCTcaataaatgcattctttctgAGGGTGTCATCTTATGATTGTGTCCCTCTGCAAAAAGAGAAATGGTATACTTCTTGCTCCCATTTGTCTTCACAACCACAATCTTTGCTTTGCAATTGCATCTACTTATTCCCCgttgtctttttctctcccgaGTTTCATCCTTCCTGTATGCACCTTATTTgcaacatacaaattctttcctcaaaatctctttcttatttttcccccaaaagcTAGAATGAAGTCGAATACCAAAGCCAGCCAAGAATGCATATctattatagaaattgtaaacgaGGTCAAGCGAGTCAAACTTCATCCCAACTGCTGGtgtttcctcatttcttaCTTCAGGAATATAAACCCTCCCATTAGCTGTTGCACATTCATCACTCTCTGAGCCCCCAGACATTTTATCTACGTATATTATTGATCCACTTCTATATTACTGCATAGCaattattcattcattaatcagtcattactgcatcacaacatatcaatgcattccacttacacaaaacattgcccaaattgacacaaaatacGCATAGCCTAACTTCCGATTACACAAAACACAAGCAAAATTTCATACAAGTTACGTCATCTCTTGGGAAATAATCTGGTCAAAATAACATTAGAACCAACATGTTCaactaagaacacaaatgtAATTCAAACCACCAATTACAGAACTTCACCCAATATCCTCTCCAATTGCTTACTCCTAACGTCATTAAGCCTAAGTTTAGGTTCTTTTAcctacatttcataattttccaccCCGACCAACAACAATGAACtaagtatattgaatattcataagaaaatgacacattattgatgccacaaatgatgaatttcccaccctcacaaaaaataaacctaacccaataaaatcaatccagcaagtgaacttacctctcaaaatcaattgggAGCTCTGAAGTCAGTCAGCTTGAAAGACTGTGGTGGACATTAGAGAAGACTCTTTGGTATTTGAGACTCCATCTCTACCAAAATCGAGGAACAACTGCTGCTGCGGCTTCTAGCTACAAAAACAGATAAGCTACTTTGCTTTCATCTGGAATCTTGTCAGCTGAATGAAAAGAGAAGGGGTTTTCACTTGAGCCATAGAATCAAAACAGGGCAACAGCTAGGTAAGAGCCATTCTTCGTAATACCCAGGATACTATAGATCGCAGGCCTCCCAACGAGCTAATGACAGTCGAGTGACTATAAGGTTTGGGAGATTTGGATCCTTCTAATTGTGGGTTTGCTttacattcaaaaagaaaggcttcagtttttcacagagagggaaagaggggAACAACTGAAGTTGGGTTTCTAACGGGTTAGATTTCAACCCGATTCTACATGCACcctcttttaaaaactcaccgttggatgaaatccaacggctcttACATACCCCTCAAAaacaccccttataacttcCCACTCATTATAGAAGCTCCCTGCCCAATATGTGGTGTTCACGTGTTGGGCCTAAATGATTGACTCCGATATGGACTTGTCTCCAGTGTGGCTTACTATGTGGTGATCCCCAGCTACCCACTACTCGATATTGTCCCTAATGTAACCACCTACAAAGCTCAGTAGGTGtgaggttttatcacaaaaggtcTCGGTGTTTCTAGTAGTAGAatcattcattatattttgtattctATTTAGTCAAATTTCCGATGCGGGactcatattcttcaacaagTTACAAATTGTTTGTTGAAGTTATATAAACTAATCCTTGGTATCAAGTTATATAAGATCATAAGTGAAGAGCAAGGACCAGTTTGGTATTGCTatgttgtgaaaataattactTTGAGATTTGTTGTGAAAGAAATCAGTGGTAAAGGAAAACAGTTtagcgtttggtaaactaaaTAGTAAAATTGCTGTTAGTATAAAAATCAATTTATAAGTTTTTGGTAAAATTATGTGTAAAAGTGCAGTGATTGTGTGTAATGACTAAAAAGGACATAAtgttaacaaatttttttcctttctaaatTAGTGAAAATAACACTTTCACTTATTTTTTCGGAGCAATAACACTTTCACTTTGATTTGTACATTTCTTGTGTTAACTATGCTTCAAT belongs to Prunus persica cultivar Lovell chromosome G4, Prunus_persica_NCBIv2, whole genome shotgun sequence and includes:
- the LOC109948463 gene encoding protein FAR1-RELATED SEQUENCE 5-like — protein: MTPSERMHLLRSHRHISDSTKVLTKQLGSVNIPIHQKVSIFEVQSGGMDKIGFIKKDIYNLECSVNGKLRNHDVELVTEYFMAEQKKNEAFYFKIEGDGHDRFSRCFWADATSRRAYGFYGDVVVFDTTFNTNRYDLTFAPMLGVNNHGQTIVLACAFLSKETTESFVWMFEEFKKAMPGGEPKTIITDQDAAMAIAISIAFPSTFHRLCIWHITSKFSVKLPRDAYKEYWPEFQKAIWDTDNKDEFDAKWNIVVTKAGLTDHPWLSSMFDLRESWVPAYARQFFAAGMSSSQRAEGSHGFFKQYISRRNSLMDFIIRFERALSHQREKELVADHVDAFEVAQCLLPMPMNKQMATLYTRTMFQKFEQELIQSTACFLELKTEDACKVVFNVSERKNWETRVAEVVYVKDSDHASCSCKRFEFVGIICKHILALFRRDQIEYMPDKYILKRWKKTAKCGLVSDANGNEIKDCADPGLLIKRSTMSRLASDVVEDALMSEEGCELLSETLKSLQVKLKLLKDGPSNNEVGGSSSQTQYMKDPKRVRCKGRSKGITGAKEKAMKRGIRHCRECGHIGHDRRQCPALNTPTSPSNNDESTPIHRSDPLFDDFDRMHRPTE